From Cucumis melo cultivar AY chromosome 3, USDA_Cmelo_AY_1.0, whole genome shotgun sequence:
GTTACTGTGAATGGAGTATCAATGCCAAAACCAGAAATTGACTAGACAGATGTTGAAGAACAAGCTTCAGTTGGAAATGCAAGAGCCATAAATGCTATCTTCAATGGTGTCGATTTAAACGTGTTCCAACTTATTAATTCCTGCATTACTGGTAAAGAAGCTTGGAAAATATTGGAAGTTGCATATGAAGGAACTTCTAAAGTGAAGATATCCAGACTGTTGATAACTTCAAAATTTGAAGCCTTAAAAATGACTGAAGATGGTCAGTTTCTGAATACAATGAGAGGGTCCTGGAGATAGCTAATGATTCGCTACTACTTGGTGAAAAGATATCTGAGTCTAAAATTGTTCGCAAAGTGTTGCACTCCTTACCCATAAAGTTTGACATGAAGGTCACTACCATAGAAGAAGCCCAAGATATAACGATGTTAAAACTTGACGAGCTATTTGGGTCGCTACTTACGTTTGAAATGGCTATGTCGgatagagaaagtaagaaaggTAATGGGATAGCCTTCAAATCAGCTTATGATCAGGAGACCACTGTAAATCAGTTTGGTAATGAAGCTAATCAAGATGAGTCAATAGCTCTCTTAACGAAGCAATTCTCTAAGATGGCCAGAAAGTTCAAAAGTTTGAATACTGTTGGAAAATCTGAAAAAACTGGAAGACATGATGGTGAGAACTCTATAAGAAAGGTTAATGACTTCTTTTACAGAAGAAATAACGACCATGGTAAGAAAAAGGAGGATGTAGGAAGGTCGTTCAGATGTAGAGAATGTGAGGGGTTTGGTCATTATCAGGCTGAATGTCCCACTTATCTcagaagataaaagaaaaattattgtgCTGCCCTGTCTGATGAGGACtcagatgatgatgaagatgatcATGGTATGAATACTTTCACCGCGTGTATTATAGAAATCAATTCTAAAGCTGATAATGAGTGTTCCGATATTGATGAGGATGAAGAGCTAACACTTGAAGAACTCAAAATACTGAGGAAGGAAGACTCAGAAGCCAGAGCTATTcgaaaagaaagaattcaagattTGATGGACGAAAATGAACGATTGATGGGAGTCATATCATCTCTGAAAGTAAAGTTGAAAGAAGTTCAGAATGTGTATGATCAGACAATTAAGTCTGTGAAAATGTTGAATTCTGGAACTGACAGCTTAGACTCGATCCTGAATTCAAGGTAGAACGGTTCAAGTAAATATGACCTCGGATTTGATACTTCAACTAAGGGTGTCAAGATTACGCCAGAAGTAAAATTTGTTCAGCTTCAGTAAAATAAACAACAGACCCAAGTTGTAAAAAGTTGAGTACCGATACAGGTGCCAGATTCTCCAGATGGGTCTATTATTATTGTGGCAGAAGAGGTCATACACGGTCATTTTGCTACAAATTACTGAGAGATAGGAGACATCAGCAGAAATCAAAACTTATAAACCAGCAAAATTAGTGTAGGCCCACCAAAAGAAACAATAATGTAAGGGGAACTCACATGATCTGGAGGGTGAAGACTTCTGAGAAGTGCAATGTTGCATTTACAACAGTTCAAACCCATGTTGATGCTTGGTACATTGACAGTGGATGCTCAAGACATATGACTGGCAATTGATCTTTCTTTACTGAGTTAGAAGAATGTGCCTCAGGTCATGTTACTTTTGGAGATGGGGCCAAAGGAAAAATTATTGCAAAAGGAAACATTGACAAAAGTAATCTACCATGTCTTAATGAATTTAGATATGTGGATGGATTGAAGGCAAACTTGATTAGTATAAGTCAACTATGTGACCAAAGATACAGTGTAAACTTTAACAACACTGGTTGTGTAGTTACAGACAAGAATAATCAAGTGTTCATGAGTGGCAGATGAGAAGCAGATAACTGTTATCATTGGAGTTCCAATGGTTCAAACATATGTCACTTAACTAAAATTGATCAAATTTGGTTGTGGCATAGGAAATTAGGGCACATCAGCTTGAGAAGTTTAGATAAAGTTATCAGAAACGAGGCGGTTGTAGGCATTCCTTCGTTAGACATAAATGGCAAATTCTTTTGTGGTGACTGTCAAGTTGGAAAGCAAACCAAAACCTCCCACAGAAGGCTAAAGGAATGTTATACAATCAAAGTACTTGAACTTCTACATCTTGACCTTATGGGTCCCATGCAAACTGAAAGTTTGGGGGGAAAGAAGTATGTGTTAGTTGTTGTGGATGACTACTCCAGATTCACTTGGGTTCGGTTCTTAAAAGGAAAATCAGATACTGTTAAACTATGTATCATTTTATGTTTGAACTTGCAACGTGAAAAGAGGCAAAAGATAATCAGGATTCATAGTGATCATGGGAAGGAATTTGATAATGAAGATCTAAATAACTTCTGTCAGACTGAAGGAATTCATCATGAATTTGCTGCTCCCATAACTCCTCAGCAAAATGGAGTAGTTGAATAGAAGAACAGAACGTTATAAGAAATGGCTCGAGTTATGATACATGCCAAAAATTTGCCTTTGAATTTTTTGGCAGAAGCTGTAAACACAGCATGTCATATTCACAACAACGTCACTACACGATCTGGTACGTTAGTTACATTGTATGAATTATGGAAGGGATGGAAACCAAATGTTaagtattttcatatttttggaaGTACGTGTTACATTTTGGCCGATAGAAAGTATCATCGGAAGTGGGATGTGAAATCTGATCAAGGGATCTTTCTAGGTTATTCTCAGAATAGTCGAGCGTACAGTCTTTAATATTAAATCCGGAACAGTCATGGAAATAATCAATGTTGTGGTTAATGATTTTGAGTCTAATGTCAATCAGTTTAATATTGAGGATGATGAGACCCATGTTACACCTGATGTTACTTCTACTCCTCTTGATGAAATGCCTAAAGGTGATTCGCAGCCAAACAGTGCTAACACCAATTCAAACATAACTGATGAGGTCATAAACAATTAAACTGTGCTTGTCCCCTCTGCacatgtaaaaaagaatcatcCTTCAAGTTCCATAATAGACGATCCGTCAACTGGAGTTACTaccagaagaaaagaaaaggtagatTACATGAAAATGATTGTTGATTTATGCTATGTATCAGCAATAGAACCCACATCTGTTGAGAATGCTCTCAAGGATGAATACTGGATAAATGTCATGCAAGAAGAGTTATTACAGTTCATGAGTAACAACGTTTGAACTTTGGTTCCTAAACCTGATGGTAGGGGTGAGCATCGGACGGTCGGGGTCGGTTTTTCGACCAAACCGCCCCGAACCGACTACAAGTCGGCACGAAAGTATGAAAACCGGCCTCGACCGCCGGTTCTAACGAAACCGGCCGGTCCAACCGACGGTcggttcgggtcgggtcggtcggttttccttttttccttttttttcctctccttctttcattctttcctgtttcttctcctcctcctccttccttTCCTATGTTTCTTGCTTTCTTTTTGATAAACAAACGATTTTAAATGACGTTATTATGCTTTATTTcactttttaatttcaataaaaaagtctacgatatatattctatattgtcttaaaatcatataattgtaattaaaaaataaaatcaagttCTATTAATTTCAATGCTTAGTTCATAGGTATtacacaaattaataaaataaacaacataaaaataagAATCTAAACATACTaccaaaatgaaatatatatcaaatattataggGTTAGAAACATCCAAGTTCAATTCAGTTCACCACATTACTATTAATAGTCACAAATACAACCAAAGTATGAAACAAAAACACTATGATAATCTAGTCAATAGAAATATTACTAGTCTTGGATCAGAATTAGTTAATAATCAGTAATTGACAACTTATCAAAATTTGGAAGGTCTTGGAGCTTCTTTTCATTCTCCATAACCACCCGAAATCCTACATAATCAATATGAAGAatttactaaataatttaagatttcactaaagttacacattacaactacaaaagatatcatgtaaagatttgaaaataccttcttcaaattttgaagcCTCTTCCAATTCATGTTGAAATTGAAGATGTATTGGATCAGAATTTAGCCAATTTTGAGTACATATGAGAGCCTCCACTGTTTTAGGAGCCAATGAGCAGCGTGATGAGTCAACAATACGTCCTCCAGTACTAAAAGCCGACTCAGACGCTACAATAGAAACTGGAATAGCCAAAATATCTCTAGCCATATGACCAAGAACCTCAAATCGATCACTGTTCATCTTCCACCACTGTAGTATCTCAAAATCACCTTCGGTCCTAACATTGGCTTCCAACAAATAGATATCAATCTCCGATGATCTCTGTTCGAAAGGTGTAGTAGAATCATCTTCAAATTCCTTAACAATCGTGTCGtagacaaaatcttcacccACATTTTCATTTGAATCGAAATCAATATTAGCATCCAAGCCTGAAACAGTTTGTGTACTAGTTGTACTAGTACTACTACATCTTTGTCTACTCCCACTTCGAGTAGTACTATACTCATGAAAGAGACGTCTACAACATTGTTCCACTACATTTCCCATGGATTCAGCAACCTCGGGACCAAAaaaatttttcaaacaaaaagataCAAATCTTAATTTCTTTCGAGGATCCAACACAATAGCAACATACAACAacaaattattcttttcattgttTCCCCAATATTTCTCGAATTTTGCCTTCATGTTATTAGCCATTCCAACTAACAATGCATTTGCACTACCCGCATTCAAACGTATACAATTCTGAACCACTGTAATCTGATGGAAAACCAAGTTTGAAGTAGTATACAAAGAACCCGAAATCTTTTATGTGacatcataaaatacttttaaaaattgtattaaCATCCTAGCATTTGTCTAATCTTCCTTATTCGGTGACATATCATGTCTATACGAGGCATCTTCATCTTCTAATCTATCAAAAGCTTTTTCAAACTTAACAGCAGCTTCAAGCATCATATATGTGGAGTTCCATCTTGTAGGAACATCAAGACACACATAACTCTTACAAGCAATTTTTTCAAGTTCAATgcactttttaaatttcaaaaaacgagCAGGAGAAGACCTTATAAATCGCACAGCATATTGAATCCTATCAATACAATCATTATGTTCCTTAAAAGCATCAGTTACTATAAGATTCAATATATGGGCACAACAACGAACATGCAGAAATTCCCCACCAAACAATAATCCTTTATTGAATCTCTTTAAAAGATAAGCAACAGTAGTGTCATTCGAACTTGCATTATCAACCGTCAAAGTCATTACCCTCTTAATGCCCCAAtccttcaaattcttttcaatGGTTTTACCGATAGTATCACCTTTATGATTCTCAATTGGAGAAAAACTAAGTATTCTCTTATGTAATTTCCAATCAGAATCAATGAAATGGGCTGTTAGGACcatgtaattaatattttgtcccGATGTCCAACAATCAGTGGTGAGAGAAACTCTGTActtattttttacaaacatGTCTCTCAAACGATTCTTCTCATTAACATACAACTTAAGCACATCTCTAGCCACAGTAAATCGAGATTGAACAACAAATCTAGTATGATTTCCACATGTTAATTTATCCACAAACTTCTTAAATCCCTTACCCTCCACAAACTTAAAGGACAATTTATCAACTATTATCATCTCAACCAAAGCATCCCGACAACCATCTAAACTAAATGATTCACATACAAGTTGTGAAGAATTATCTCCAACTTTGTCTTTAGGTTTAAAAGCTAATGTCATTTGAGTTTGGTCTCTCTTTTTTTGGTAAAGGTACTTTTTGCAATTTTCTAAATGATGCTTCATAGTTCCAGTACCATTACGTTTAGAATGACATGCATAAACAACTCcacaatatttacatttagCACGAGGGTCACTAGGATCACCTTTAAGCCTCTCAAAGTGGTCCCAAACCATTGATTGTTTGAcattcttccttattttttggGGATTTGGAACATCTTCTCTCCCATATGAATCAAGATCAACATCAATGGTTTTACGCTTGCCATCCGTATCTTCGTCCCTTACGATTTTTGAAGCTTCACAACTCCCATCACACTCTAACTCCATATCCGTTGAATCCATTTGATTTAACTGTAATGAGAGTAAAAAAGATATTCCATTTTAGTGTGTGTGGGAAGAATAAAAGAAACCCAATACATATATCCAATTATttcacaaaaaaataaaattcaactaAGACAATAGCTCATGAAATCGTATATAGAGGACAATAATTTAAATACAATAATAGTATTATTCTATTACTATTTAGACTGAAAGACAATAATAATCATCAACTATAAACAACGGGAGACTTAGTACCCCAATACCTTAAGAATTGATAAAAAGAGACAAAGTAATTAACATGAGACAACAAAATCAAATCCAAACAGTGTATGCCAAGTGGGGATGTACGATGTGTTTGGTTCCAATTCAAAGTGATTAAACCTTCCATCTTCCTCTTTGTTTAATACAAGTAAATACACAAGAAAACAGCAAGGCTAGCCAATGTGAAGTAGAGGTTGGACAGAAAATGATTTATATGTATGAGGAGATCAATTGGGAACAccctttattatatatttataagaagaaaagaagaagcaACTCTCACAACCAAAGTTCACAGTTTGTCATAATCTTTGCAAATAATACAGCAGCAAAGCGAAAGTAAACGACACTAACAAGTGACcagaaaagagaaggaaaaaaatcgATGAATCAAACCACACAATATCGATTTCCTCAACTGATACAACACTTATTGCATATGATACAACATTTAAGCTTATTGGATACAACAACTCTCACAGCAACTCTTACAGCATCTCACAGCATATGATACAACAACACTTATTGCATATGATACAGCAACTCTCACAACATTTAACACTTATTGCATCTCTTACCTCAACTGATACAAATGATACAGCATTTAAGCTTATTGCATACACATatattcaaaaagaaaagaaaaaaatacctACGGCGGCGATGGCGAGGCGTGACGGCGATTGCGGACTGCGGCTGATGGCGAGGCGTGACGGTGGAAATTGCGACGGAGAGAGGGAAAAGGAGAGAGATCTATGCGAAACGAAAATGATTGCGAAAGAAAAGGAGAGAGATCGGCTGATGGCGCGACGCGAGGAACTGACTCAGCTGAGGACGATTGCGAAGGGGTTTAATTGCAAGGACTATTACAATTTTAGATCTGTGCGAAACGAAAACTTGCGAAAGAAAAGGAGAGAGATCGACTGAGGACGAAAGAAAATTcctaaatataatatatatatatatatatatatatatatatatatttttaaataggGGGTCGGTTCGGTTGGTTTACCAGACCGACCGACTGCATAGCTTGAACCGACCGACTCAAAGTCGGTTTTCAAATTACAAAACCCGAAACCCGACCGCCCATACTATTTTTCGGCCGCCCGACATCGATTCGTTCGATTTCGGTCGGTCGTTTCGATTTTTCGGCCTACCATGCTCACCCCTACCTGATGGGGCGAACATCATAGGAACTAAGCggatctttaaaaataaaactgatGAATCTATTAGTGTAATAAGAAACAAGGCCTGTTTAGTGGCTCAAGGTTATGCACAAGTAGAAGGtgttgattttgatgaaacttTTGCACTTGTGGTTAGACTTGAAGCTATTCACCTTTTGCTCAGTATATCATGTttccaaaaatttaaattgtttcAAATGGACGTTAAAAGTGCCTTCCTAAATGGATACTTAAATGAGGAAGTCTATGTAGCATAACCTAAAGGGTTTgttgattctgaatttcctcAGTATGTCTACACGCTGAATAAAGCTCTATATGGGTTAAAGCAAGCTCCTCGGGCTTGGTATGAACGACTAACAATGTATCTTGGTGAAATAGGATATTCCATGGGTGAGACTGACAAGATACTATTCATAAATAGAACCAGCACTGATCTCATTGTAGCTCAAATTTATGTTCATGACATCATCTTTGGTGGATTTCCTAAAACACTTGTTAATAATTTCATTAACATAATGAAATCAGAATTCGAAATGAGCCTAGTAGGCGAACTGTCATGCTTTCTGGGGTTGCAGCTCAAATAGAGAAGTGTGAGAATGTTTATATCACAAGAGAAGTATGCCAAGAACTTAGTCAAGAAGTTTGGTCTGTATCAGTCAGAGTATAAAAAGACTCCAGCTGCCACTCATGCTAAAATTACCAAGGATACGGTAGGTACTGCAGTCGATCATAAATTGTGTAGAAGCATGATTGGAAGCCTTTTATATTTGATAGCAAGCAGACCTGATATTGCCTATGTTGTGGGAATATGTGTTCGGTATCAGTCAGACCCACGTACCTCTCATTTAAATGCAGTTAAACGAATAATAAAATATGTTCATGGAACAACTGATTTCGGGATTCTGTACTCCTATGATACATCCTCTGAACTGGTGGGATATTGTGATGCAGGCTGGGAAGGTTCTGTTGATGATCGGAAAAGCACTTCTGGTGGATGTTTCTTTCTTGGGAATAACCTTGTTTCATGGTtcagtaagaaacaaaattgtgtATCTCTATCATCAGCAGAAGCGGAGTATATAGTTGCAGGGAGTGGGTGTACTCAAATGATatggatgaaaaatatgttgAATGAATATGGGATTATCCAAGATATTATGACCttatattgtgataatatgagtgcCATAGATATATCGAAAAATCCAGTCCAGCATAGTCGCACTAAGCATATTGATATAAGGCATCACTTTATTAGAGATCTCATTGAAAATAAGGTTATTACATTTACAACACATTCGCTCGAACTCACAATTGGGTGACATTTTCACTAAACCCCTTGAAGCAACCACGTTTGAGCATTTACGTGCCTGTTtaggagtttgtaaaatatagCTCCTTAATTAGCTAAAATGACGGAGCACTTTTGCACGTTCCGTAATGATGGGCTTGTTTGCACCGAAATAAGGATTAACGCCTATCTCTTTGGCTTATGTGGTAATCCTTCTTTGTAAGAGAGAGTAATTATAAAGGCTTCAGGGCTTTTTAAGCTACACGCTTCATTCTCGGATCGTCAGACTTCTTTATCTTCTTGTATTCAACTGTGATTTTGGTTGAAGTTTATTATTCTTAAGAATATTCAACAATGGTGAACACTCGTAAAGGAACCTACACTGACAAGTCCACTGAGGAAATACTTGAAGCTCCGAGTCCAAGAGCAATTGTGCATGGCATACGAGTTCGTGGGCTGCGATTCAAAAGCACTCCGCACGGAGACCATATAAACTTCCGTCTGAAAAAGCACATGCAAACATTCCTAGTGGTTCGACTAAATCGGTACACGAAAAAATAGTTTCTGGAAATGCTATGAAAGATGACGAAACTGCACCAGCTGTATCTGAGGCTCATCTCTTTGACATGGACTCCGATGACCTAGATGATGTTCCTCCGGCCCGATTAGTGAAGAAGGTTACTGCACCTGATGTTGTTCCTGAAAAATTTGCTGATCATGTCTTGTTTGATCACTCTTAAGAGAGTTCATCGTCTGAGGGTGTGTTCGTCCCTACCTCTGGTCTTCGTCAAACGTCTTCTGTAGAACCAGAACCATCGCTTTATTCTTCTCCAATTCAGTCTCCCATTTCGAACATTGCTGCTCCGTCTGATCCACATGCTGTTCCGCCTGTTGCATCTAGCGTACCTAAAGGAGGAACTGAAGCTCAAAGTGAAGAAACCCCTCTTGATAATGTCGACAGTGTTGAGCCTGTTGCCCCTGGTGATCATAATGATGAAGTTCCTGTTACTGATACTGTCGATCCAAGTGCTCAACAAGAAACTCCATCAGTTTCTACAGTCCCAATTGATGGTATATCATTTCATCTTGAGGAAAACGTACAACGTTGGAAATTTTTTGTGCAACGAAGGATAGCATACGAGGTAAATATTTCAGACAAACATCATTCATGTGTGAGCATTATGAATCTGATTGAGAAGGCTGGATTGTCTAAAACTATTTCGGATGAGGGCCCATTTTATCCTCAACTTATTAGagaatttataattaattttccaGCTGATTTCAATGACCCAAGTAGCCCAGATTATCAGACGGTTCATGTTAGGGGCTTTAAATTTACAATTTTCCCTACTGTGATAAATGGTTTTCTGAGAAATGTTGTTTCAATTAACTTAATTTCTCCATCATCCCCATAAACTGATGTTTTGGCCTCTGTAATGTTTAGAGGGACATTATCCTCGTGGCCTGTGAATGGTATACCTGCAGTTGCTCTAAGTGTTAAGTATGCCATACTGCATAAGATTGGTATTGCCAATTGGTTTCCTTCATCCCATGCCTCTAGTGTTTCAGTTGCGTTAGGAACCTTCTTTTATCACATCTGCAATGATAACAGGGTAGACGCTGGTGCATTTATCTATAATCAGCTATTAAGCCATCTTGGATCATTTTGGGTTAAGCTTCCGATTGCTCTACCAAGGTTCTTTTCTGGTTTACTACCACACTTAAATGTTGCTGTATTGACCACCTCGGACGCACCTGACCCTGATCCTAAGACATTATCACTGAGCTATAGACTCTTTTAGGGCAGTCATGTGCCTGACATAGATCATGATGTGCATCCGTCTCGAGGGCCTCGAGTGTTTGATACGATGGATTGGGATGAAGCTATTGATGGGTTCTTTGTTGATAAGAAGTTGGCTTCCAGAATTCTTAATTCCCTTACAATTGAGTCTCGTTCACTAGCTACTGCCATTAGTCTGATGTCTGGACGACGTTTGGAAATCGACTCTCTTATTCGTCATTTGAAGACTTTTGCTCCATTCTCAAGTCGAGGGAAGCCTAGTACtgattgatgtatttttttctaGTTCAAATGGGGAGTTGGTGGTGATGGTGCAGGCTGATATTGTCGCTGGTTTTGCTGTTTTTGTTCGGTTGATGATTGTTTTGAAGATTGTTTACTCTGTGTGTTGTTTGTCTTCTAGTAACAGaagttgttttgttgttttttttcctttgatgactgaagaaattgaaaacaGTTTGTTCGTATTTTGAGAAATGATTTCATCATTGCTGAAATCTGTGGTTTATGACACATTGTTATCACTCAAATGTGTGACACAGTTGAACCAGAAAATAAATTctatttagacaaaaatggggagtttgttggagtttttgtctaaaagattttatggaatatctttgactaaatatctttgattttttactaaatatctttgattaatgaattaaaatatgagatatttaagagataaaagattttccactattctaggaatcttgttgagaaaagaagatttatacatatattatatatgtgacGTTACGTAGTTGTTATGTGGGCGTcgaagaaacaaaaaaataaaaattgaagaaGATCTTTCACTTCAGCGTCATCCGCAGAAGCTACTGAGTTCCAAAGGTACGATGATCTTATGTCTGAGGTCGTCATATTGATCGTAGTAACAATAATTGATGAGTAACAAACGTGACAAGTGATTGGTATGATCACGAGGATCTTTAGAGGGATCTAAAGACGTTGCCAAAGATATTCAATCATgtgttcagggggagcctgaaactagacatcgtgaagataagtaattcagggggagcctagagtctgatgtcaagacacatgttattaagttatattattgaacagagtaccatatgttgtatcgatatatattaactcaagtgaatattaataaagattactcatcaAGGTTGTACGCAGCTCTCTAGACATAGGCAATATTAGCTGAACTGAGTTAACAAAGTTTCATGTGTTATTCTCCTctgctgtccctctagctattacaactgttattagctttagtattaactgaaggcttaattgattatctcactgttTTTTCATAGATATTCATGGAACCCATGATTCATTAAGGTGCAAAAGTTTGCGGGGGCATTGTTTAAGTTGAAGGTCATTACGAGGAATTCGAAGGCCTCATACCTTGTAACACATGTAGTCTTCGGTTCATCCCCTTGTGCTATTTGAACTTGATTGTAGCCTTACCGGAGATCAAGCTTCGTGAAGTACTGAGTTCCATTCAATTGGTCAAGCAAATCGTTTATGATCGAGAGGGGACATCTATTTCAAACCGTGACTTTGTTTAAAGCTCGGTAGTTTATGCACAGTCTAGTgtcccatctttcttcttttgaaacAGTACAGGAGCTCCATAAGGCACTTTCGCAGGCCTGATAAATTTGGTGGTCAATAACTCGTCCAACTGTTTCCTGAGCTCAGCTAACTCAGGTAGAGCCATCTGGTAAGCATTCTTTGTTGGAGGCTTAGTCCATGGGACAAGTTTGACCTCGTGATCAATCCCCTGTCGAGGAGGCAATGTCTTCGGTAGTTCAGGCGATATAATATCAACATATTCATTCAAAACTTTCTGGATCTTAGTTGAGACAATTCCCATTTATGTTTACTTATCCACCAACGGAATGCCCATGAAGGTCAACTATTCTCTATTGAGGCCTTTTTTCAGTTGTACGGCTGAAATCATTCTCACCCTACTTGGTTGTTTGATTTTCGCTTGGTTCACTATCAAGTTATTGCTCGTTACTACCATACACTGAGCTAATCGCATGGGGATGACTTTGTGTTGTAAGAGAAATTTCATACTGAGTACTACGTCAAAGTCATCCATACGAACCACGACTAAGTCAATGTCTCCTCTCCACTCACCTAATTTTATAGATAACCTTTTTTATACCCCAACAATTAGCAAGGCTTCAGAGTTCACAGCTTTCATCTTTCTTGTATCCTTCTCAATCTTTAATTCCAATCGACGTGCTTCTTGTTCAGAAATGAAGTTGTGAGTTGCACCTAAGTATAATATGGTGCTCTTTGTTGTTTTAAAGTTTAAGACTGCGTTAACAAATATGAGTCCCTCAAGAGCATCTTTCTAATGAGATACCTTCTTTTGGATTACCGATAAGAATTTTAATGCACCCATTTGAGGTGCGTCCCCTTCATCTTCCCTTTTCGCTTCTGTTTCTGCCTGCAAATCATTAGAACACTGTAAGGAGGCTTGCAAAGCTGTCAGCGAGCCTCAATGTGGGCATTAGGCTACCCAATGGGGGCCTTTACATAAGAAGCAAGAAATGGGTCTTGTCTAATGTGAATTTGATAGGTGTGCTCCTTGAGAAGTGTTAGAGC
This genomic window contains:
- the LOC127148689 gene encoding uncharacterized protein LOC127148689, with the protein product MVNTRKGTYTDKSTEEILEAPSPRAIVHGIRVLSGNAMKDDETAPAVSEAHLFDMDSDDLDDVPPARLVKKVTAPDVVPEKFADHSPISNIAAPSDPHAVPPVASSVPKGGTEAQSEETPLDNVDSVEPVAPGDHNDEVPVTDTVDPSAQQETPSVSTVPIDGISFHLEENVQRWKFFVQRRIAYEVNISDKHHSCVSIMNLIEKAGLSKTISDEGPFYPQLIREFIINFPADFNDPSSPDYQTVHVRGFKFTIFPTVINGTLSSWPVNGIPAVALSVKYAILHKIGIANWFPSSHASSVSVALGTFFYHICNDNRVDAGAFIYNQLLSHLGSFWVKLPIALPSHVPDIDHDVHPSRGPRVFDTMDWDEAIDGFFVDKKLASRILNSLTIESRSLATAISLMSGRRLEIDSLIRHLKTFAPFSSRGKPSTD